The Mercurialis annua linkage group LG8, ddMerAnnu1.2, whole genome shotgun sequence genome window below encodes:
- the LOC126659456 gene encoding prolycopene isomerase, chloroplastic — protein sequence MALSTSPSFIHLYPNRYRNSVVARNSNGNVSVKTSSPGKTEEADIVVIGSGIGGLCCGGLLARYQQDVVVLESHDLPGGAAHSFEINGYKFDSGPSLFSGFQSRGLQANPLAQVLDALGESLPCVNYDSWMVYVPEGEFLSRIGPTEFYKDLEKYAGPNAVQEWKKLLDTILPLSSAAMALPPLSIRGDLGVISTAAARYAPSLLKSFLQMGPQGALGATKLLRPFSEIVDSLELKDPFIRNWIDLLAFLLAGVKSNGILSAEMIYMFAEWYKPGCSLDYPLHGSGAIVDALVRGLQKFGGRISLRSHVEKIAVENNKAIGVELRNGKFIRARKAVISNASMWDTLNLLPKEVLPKSYVDRVNTTPQCESFMHLHLGFDAEGIREDLGIHHIVVNDWNRGVDADQNVVLISIPSVLSPDLAPSGKHVLHAYTPGTEPFELWEGLDRKSSEYKQLKAERSEVMWKAVERAIGPGFSREKCEVKLVGTPLTHRRFLRRNRGTYGAAIEAGKNSFPGHSSPISQLYCCGDSTFPGIGVPAVAASGAIVANSLVSVSQHSQLLDAIGI from the exons ATGGCGTTGTCCACGTCCCCTAGTTTCATCCACCTGTACCCTAACCGTTACAGAAACTCAGTTGTAGCGCGAAATTCCAACGGTAACGTCAGTGTCAAGACATCTTCTCCAG GGAAGACAGAAGAAGCAGATATTGTAGTGATTGGGAGTGGAATTGGTGGACTGTGCTGTGGTGGGCTTTTGGCTAGATACCAACAGGACGTTGTCGTTTTAGAAAGTCACGATCTTCCCGGTGGAGCTGCTCATTCTTTTGAGATTAATGGTTATAAATTTGATTCGGGTCCGTCTTTGTTTTCTGGGTTTCAATCTCGAGGTCTTCAGGCTAATCCTCTTGCTCag gTTTTGGATGCACTAGGTGAGTCTCTTCCATGTGTGAACTATGACTCTTGGATGGTCTATGTACCTGAAGGTGAATTCTTGTCAAGGATTGGTCCCACAGAATTTTACAAG GATCTTGAGAAGTATGCAGGGCCTAATGCAGTACAAGAGTGGAAAAAACTTCTT GATACAATACTTCCACTGTCTTCAGCTGCAATGGCTCTACCACCTTTATCGATCCGAGGTGATCTCGGTGTCATCTCTACTGCTGCTGCTAGATATGCTCCTTCCTTGCTAAAATCTTTTCTTCAGATGGGACCTCAAGGAGCCTTAGGAGCTACAAAGCTTCTTAGGCCTTTCTCAGAAATCGTTGATTCGCTAGAGCTAAAAGACCCTTTCATACGCAACTGGATCGATCTTTTGGCGTTCCTTCTTGCAGGAGTGAAATCTAATGGTATACTCTCAGCAGAGATG ATTTACATGTTTGCAGAATGGTATAAGCCAGGCTGCTCTCTTGATTACCCTTTACATGGAAGTGGTGCTATTGTTGATGCTCTTGTCCGAGGATTACAAAAGTTCGGCGGACGCATTTCTTTAAGAAGTCACGTCGAAAAGATTGCTGTCGAAAACAATAAAGCAATTGGTGTTGAGTTGAGAAATGGTAAA TTTATACGTGCTAGAAAGGCTGTGATCAGCAATGCATCTATGTGGGATACTTTGAATCTGTTACCTAAGGAAGTTCTTCCAAAATCATATGTAGACAGAGTCAACACAACGCCACAATGTGAATCTTTTATGCATCTCCATTTGGGCTTCGATGCAGAG GGCATACGCGAGGACTTAGGGATCCATCACATAGTTGTGAATGACTGGAACAGAGGAGTTGATGCAGATCAGAATGTTGTTTTAATATCTATTCCTAGTGTACTCAGTCCAGATTTGGCACCCTCTGGAAAACATGTTTTACATGCTTATACACCAGGGACTGAGCCTTTTGAGCTGTGGGAAGGACTCGATCGGAAAAGTTCCGAATACAAACAGCTCAAAGCTGAACGATCCGAG GTAATGTGGAAGGCAGTCGAGCGTGCAATTGGTCCAGGATTCAGTCGAGAGAAGTGTGAGGTGAAGTTGGTCGGAACTCCGTTGACACATCGGAGATTTCTTCGGAGAAATAGAGGAACTTACGGAGCAGCTATAGAAGCCGGAAAGAATAGTTTTCCTGGACATTCAAGTCCTATATCACAGCTTTATTGCTGTGGTGATTCAACTTTTCCGGGCATTGGGGTCCCTGCTGTTGCTGCTAGTGGGGCTATTGTTGCTAACTCACTAGTTTCTGTCTCTCAACATTCTCAGCTTCTTGATGCTATTGGCATTTAA
- the LOC126661045 gene encoding F-box/kelch-repeat protein At3g06240-like: MSDCVDEELQEEQSQILKHIRGRLDWLVSMFFQKIKSLYNNRHSNNVVRRTKLRRTMSDDLHEELVAEILKRLPVKSLLQCRSVCKSWYALITNPSFVSLHLAHTTEANKPYSLVIKDCIPVSINPKKPQFVLHNDDVSFSEYKQLDSSYVGFFTYVNFVGSSNGLICFLAPKKGLIVWNPAIGAFITTSLCEICKETYSVFGFGFDRKNNDYKVVRIVYALLDASFPSFAEIFQLSSNSWKSTVTLKNLDYDVNSIGSCVELNGVFHWFARMRNGTKKTIASLNLSNEAIQELMLPHALAESSNRGCCLTVYNESLAAIDYRGFSTEQFAYLRCSIWVMKEYGAAESWTKQFTIDLQNHGGIGSVLSFQENGRILIKVSRNQIASYDPRTQRVTPIGVCEDFFEVHSYMESLVLLGGKRNNSMVKTSIEE, translated from the coding sequence ATGTCAGACTGTGTCGATGAAGAACTGCAAGAAGAACAATCTCAAATATTAAAACATATTCGTGGAAGACTAGACTGGCTTGTGAGTATGTTTTTCCAAAAAATAAAGTCTCTCTATAACAACAGACATTCCAACAATGTTGTTCGTAGAACAAAACTGAGAAGAACAATGTCTGATGATCTGCATGAAGAACTTGTGGCTGAGATCTTGAAGAGGCTTCCTGTCAAATCTCTACTGCAATGCAGGAGTGTCTGCAAATCATGGTATGCTCTAATCACAAACCCGAGTTTCGTTTCTCTTCACTTAGCTCACACCACTGAAGCTAACAAACCCTACTCACTTGTCATTAAAGACTGTATTCCTGTTTCTATAAATCCTAAAAAACCACAGTTCGTGTTGCACAATGATGATGTCTCGTTTAGTGAGTATAAACAGCTCGATTCTTCCTACGTCGGGTTCTTTACGTATGTCAACTTTGTTGGTTCGTCTAATGGGCTGATCTGTTTTTTAGCTCCAAAAAAGGGACTGATTGTATGGAATCCGGCAATTGGAGCGTTCATTACAACTTCTTTATGTGAAATTTGCAAAGAGACTTATTCCGTTTTTGGTTTTGGGTTTGATAGAAAGAACAATGACTACAAAGTGGTGAGAATTGTTTATGCTTTGTTAGATGCATCTTTTCCATCATTTGCTGAGATTTTTCAACTTAGCTCGAATTCTTGGAAGAGTACTGTTACCCTTAAGAATCTAGATTATGATGTTAATAGTATCGGATCTTGTGTTGAGTTGAATGGCGTTTTTCATTGGTTTGCAAGAATGCGCAATGGCACGAAAAAAACGATTGCATCATTGAATTTGAGCAACGAAGCAATTCAAGAGTTGATGCTCCCTCATGCCTTAGCTGAATCAAGTAACAGAGGTTGTTGTTTAACTGTGTACAACGAGTCATTAGCTGCAATAGACTATCGTGGATTCAGTACGGAGCAATTTGCCTATTTAAGATGTTCAATTTGGGTGATGAAAGAGTATGGTGCAGCAGAATCTTGGACTAAACAATTTACCATAGATTTACAAAATCATGGAGGTATTGGGTCGGTGCTAAGTTTTCAAGAGAATGGCCGAATTCTTATTAAAGTGTCTCGCAATCAGATAGCTTCTTATGACCCTCGGACACAAAGGGTCACCCCTATTGGAGTCTGTGAAGATTTCTTCGAAGTGCATTCTTACATGGAGAGCCTTGTTTTACTCGGGGGAAAGAGGAACAACAGCATGGTTAAAACAAGCATAGAAGAGTAA